A stretch of Oryza brachyantha chromosome 4, ObraRS2, whole genome shotgun sequence DNA encodes these proteins:
- the LOC102719579 gene encoding putative disease resistance protein At3g14460, whose translation MATVAVAGAGLGLSIAGWIVSPITTMLLNDGFALLGFDESGKLRELETRILPQLALVLEQLETIPPDERNGRSASAPPSTTPKTSSMLPIITAFTTREMMKWESNILVMHHSRIELKLDGIQRIVSGKTSKLKKILMKLEKITEEGSQFLQLLGRTVNNGNYITNTATEETGIVTTSLPVTEVIIGRDEERDKIINMLRKAPADDEPSSSNTRCYSTIGMYGVGGSGKTTLAQYVCDYEKTDGYFSPIMWIHLPQNFNMQRVYKAMLEEATHGKPSDEYSSLSLEALQMKLKEELKGKRFLLLLDDIRAEKNVVSMQYRLDQLVSPLRDGKVGSKVLVTTRFKDVAMSLGAQDLIPVPEFKENDFFKIFMHYAIDDSVCLNDQEQEKLLIIGGKIVKKLKGSPLAARIVAARLRKQDADVRARVADQHLLTDTVGALWWSYQQLHVQVKRCFAYYSLFPQGYMFTRDELVDLWIAEAFINATDSAGQIEGVCQNYFDELVSCSFLQPKDSFGSKNKWFTIHDLLHELAAMVAGTDCFRVESGDMKEFPPDVRHLFVCSNDQTETIQVTSMQSESKALL comes from the exons ATGGCGACGGTTGCCGTTGCCGGAGCAGGGCTGGGGCTGTCCATCGCCGGGTGGATCGTGTCGCCCATCACCACCATGCTCCTCAACGACGGCTTCGCCCTCCTCGGCTTCGACGAATCCGGGAAGCTCCGGGAACTGGAGACCCGAATTCTGCCGCAGCTTGCGCTGGTGCTGGAGCAGCTGGAGACGATCCCTCCGGACGAGAGGAATGGGCGAAGCGCCTCCGCTCCACCTTCTACGACGCCGAAGACGTCTTCGATGCTGCCGATTATCACCGCCTTCACAACAAG AGAAATGATGAAGTGGGAATCTAATATACTG GTCATGCACCACTCTCGTATTGAGTTGAAGCTAGATGGCATCCAACGTATCGTATCAGGGAAAACTAGTAAGCTGAAGAAGATTTTGATGAAGCTAGAAAAAATCACTGAAGAAGGGTCTCAGTTTTTGCAACTGTTGGGAAGAACAGTAAACAATGGAAACTACATAACAAATACTGCTACGGAAGAGACTGGGATTGTGACTACTTCATTGCCTGTTACAGAGGTCATAATCGGAAGAGATGAGGAACGTGACAAGATAATAAATATGCTGCGTAAAGCACCAGCTGATGACGAACCGAGCTCCAGTAACACTAGGTGTTATTCAACAATTGGCATGTATGGCGTTGGTGGGTCTGGGAAGACAACCTTGGCACAATATGTATGTGATTATGAGAAAACGGACGGCTATTTTTCCCCCATCATGTGGATTCACCTTCCTCAAAATTTCAACATGCAGAGAGTTTACAAGGCGATGCTCGAGGAAGCCACCCATGGCAAGCCATCTGATGAGTACAGCAGTCTTAGCCTTGAGGCTCTACAAATGAAGCTAAAAGAAGAATTGAAAGGCAAAAGGTTCTTGCTGTTGTTAGATGATATCAGGGCTGAGAAGAATGTTGTGAGCATGCAGTACAGACTAGATCAGCTAGTTTCTCCATTGAGGGATGGGAAGGTAGGGAGTAAAGTTCTGGTCACAACTCGATTCAAAGATGTAGCAATGTCTCTTGGTGCCCAGGACCTTATTCCAGTACCTGAATTTAAGGAGAATGatttcttcaaaattttcatgcaTTATGCAATTGATGATAGTGTGTGTCTTAATgaccaagaacaagaaaagttGCTTATCATTGGAGGAAAGATTGTGAAAAAGCTAAAGGGATCACCATTAGCAGCAAGAATAGTGGCAGCACGATTACGGAAACAAGATGCTGATGTCAGGGCAAGAGTTGCAGATCAGCACCTGTTGACTGATACCGTGGGAGCCCTATGGTGGAGCTACCAGCAATTGCATGTGCAGGTTAAGCGATGCTTTGCATATTACAGCTTGTTTCCCCAAGGATACATGTTTACACGTGATGAGCTAGTTGACCTATGGATAGCAGAAGCCTTTATAAATGCAACCGATTCGGCTGGGCAAATAGAAGGTGTATGCCAGAACTACTTCGATGAACTGGTGTCGTGCTCATTTCTGCAACCAAAGGACTCTTTTGGCAGTAAGAATAAGTGGTTCACTATCCATGATTTGCTGCATGAATTGGCAGCCATGGTTGCTGGAACTGATTGCTTTCGAGTTGAAAGTGGTGACATGAAAGAATTCCCCCCTGATGTCCGACATCTTTTTGTCTgctcaaatgatcaaacagaG ACCATCCAGGTGACAAGCATGCAGAGTGAGTCGAAAGCACTACTGTAG
- the LOC121054144 gene encoding putative disease resistance RPP13-like protein 1 → MSKDIWWQSLDASILELCGAGVLDFSNVQNMRHLINLRDIRNSGFVFPNSGVPGFADVGELKSLRELCDFRVRKDKGYELKQLKSINHLRGRLRISGLESVESKQAALDAKLTDKKHLTSLSLEWSGQQHSCSPDLQVEILEGLCPPSQLTELEIRQYNGLRCPSWLSSENLNGLLRNLQDLQLCRCNNLEDLPKIRKLFICIRRLRLIGLPKLKRLPRLPDRLENLQIEQCNALVVTCREDVNMIRCNFVEQATRTEPSLNVSASDVVQIDRFSGEQPDRFDTILCNIFGRCGNLPGRLIRGHVREEDYSQSALPASVVDRLIISYCFVTDTVLHSCLRGSANLVSLNLRCLPFLTAIPCEVMKFMAKLSDLSIEDCLQFAHLQGLNHLSRLQHLTIAKCPKLRALGEDEKVGSLHGLSIDDIPLVPQLLSRKGCSSLWSLRIDESEELREEGILEQLTSLTSLDFSCCNWNKLPENLANLTSLEHLRLDCCKKIQSLPALPASLRSFEVEECDPLFMKSCQKDGDPNCQKIANVLVKRFSSYP, encoded by the exons ATGTCCAAGGACATATGGTGGCAGTCCCTGGATGCATCT ATCTTAGAGCTCTGTGGTGCAGGTGTGTTAGACTTCTCCAATGTCCAAAACATGAGGCACCTGATTAACTTGCGTGACATTAGGAATTCAGGTTTTGTGTTTCCAAACTCTGGTGTTCCAGGATTTGCTGACGTTGGGGAGCTGAAATCACTTCGAGAATTGTGTGACTTCAGAGTTAGAAAGGACAAGGGGTATGAGCTGAAGCAGCTCAAGAGCATAAATCACCTTCGCGGCAGGCTGAGAATCAGTGGCCTTGAGAGTGTGGAAAGCAAGCAGGCAGCTCTAGATGCCAAGCTAACTGACAAGAAGCACCTCACATCACTGTCGCTTGAATGGTCAGGGCAGCAGCATAGCTGCTCACCAGACCTGCAAGTAGAGATCCTTGAAGGCCTCTGCCCACCATCACAGCTCACAGAACTGGAAATACGACAGTACAATGGACTGAGATGCCCAAGCTGGCTGTCGTCAGAAAATCTGAATGGTCTCCTTAGAAACCTGCAAGATCTCCAACTCTGCCGATGTAACAATCTAGAAGATCTTCCGAAAATACGTAAACTTTTCATTTGCATTCGCCGTCTGAGACTCATTGGCCTTCCCAAACTGAAAAGGTTGCCAAGACTACCGGATAGACTGGAGAACCTGCAGATTGAGCAGTGCAATGCCCTTGTGGTGACATGTAGGGAAGATGTGAACATGATAAGGTGCAACTTTGTTGAGCAAGCAACTCGAACTGAGCCATCTCTGAATGTTAGTGCTAGTGATGTAGTACAGATTGACAGGTTCTCTGGTGAGCAGCCTGACAGGTTTGACACAATCTTGTGCAACATTTTCGGCAGATGTGGTAACTTGCCTGGTAGACTTATCCGTGGCCATGTAAGAGAAGAAGATTACTCCCAGTCTGCACTTCCTGCATCAGTGGTTGATAGGCTTATCATCTCATACTGCTTTGTCACAGACACAGTCCTGCACAGTTGCCTGAGAGGCTCTGCAAACCTGGTTAGCTTGAACCTAAGGTGTCTTCCCTTTCTCACAGCAATCCCTTGTGAGGTGATGAAGTTTATGGCAAAGCTCTCTGACCTCTCCATTGAGGACTGCCTCCAGTTTGCTCACTTGCAAGGCCTGAACCATCTCAGTAGGCTGCAACACCTCACCATTGCCAAATGTCCAAAACTTAGGGCTCTTGGAGAAGATGAGAAAGTTGGAAGTCTTCATGGACTTTCCATTGATGACATACCACTTGTTCCACAGCTGCTGTCAAGAAAAGGCTGCTCATCCCTATGGAGCCTTAGAATCGACGAATCAGAGGAGCTGAGGGAAGAAGGTATCTTGGAGCAGCTTACTTCACTGACATCCCTTGATTTCAGTTGCTGCAATTGGAACAAATTGCCGGAGAATTTGGCGAACCTGACATCACTTGAGCATCTTCGTTTGGATTGCTGCAAGAAGATTCAGTCACTTCCAGCACTTCCTGCATCTCTAAGGTCATTCGAGGTCGAGGAATGCGATCCATTGTTCATGAAGAGCTGCCAGAAGGATGGAGATCCTAATTGTCAAAAGATCGCCAATGTCCTGGTGAAAAGATTTTCATCTTATCCCTAG